A genomic window from Candidatus Pelagisphaera phototrophica includes:
- a CDS encoding cytochrome c biogenesis protein: protein MKKRLPAIVAISFLLLYFASNYMKQSPRTEIDYTAFGKTSIHLNGRIQPLDSVARNALLGIRYKRTFIGDDGKKTPAIVWLTELMMRPDLAHDRPVFRIQDEDVQALLKLPKKPSTRSKVMIALLGKGSEHFYFTFNEIGPSLKVISEQAQRAGELEDAQRSRFQKAVIQLARALSNYTGLSQSIHHGQVASFRQELEDLENFAPAGVEAVNKRQLGQEYDENSFNQMMSIGFLYQGFEQSSKLLVLPSEDANEDIEWNKTSTLLRQILQQGQANEIVHSYAKVVDAYRNEDAAVFNEGVKALHADLNGVEPSLMPQAGVEQLFNFLEPFYIAAAGYVIAFLAVIVSWVRWPKILNQAAFGLICTCAIIHTAGILFRIYIIGYAPVINLYSSAIFVGWGAVLLAIALEWLFKNSIGNATAAIIGFSTLLVAHHLSASGDTLEMLRAVLDNNFWLATHVIIITLGYSATFLAGFIGFIFILMSVFSNRVDKKTARTFGSMVYGIVCFATLFSFVGTILGGIWADQSWGRFWGWDPKENGALLIVIWNAIILHCKWAGFARTRGIMILAIFGNVVCSWSWFGTNMLGIGLHAYGFMDEAFTYLVGFMAVQVLVMAIGSVPTRFWKSQIG, encoded by the coding sequence ATGAAAAAACGATTACCCGCCATTGTCGCAATTTCGTTTCTCCTCTTGTACTTTGCTTCTAACTACATGAAGCAGTCTCCCCGGACGGAGATTGACTACACCGCATTCGGCAAAACGTCGATCCACCTCAACGGACGTATTCAGCCCCTAGATTCCGTGGCTCGGAACGCGCTTCTTGGCATTCGGTACAAACGGACTTTCATCGGGGACGACGGGAAGAAAACCCCCGCTATTGTCTGGCTCACGGAGCTAATGATGCGGCCAGATCTTGCCCACGACCGCCCGGTATTCAGGATTCAGGACGAGGACGTACAAGCACTACTCAAGCTGCCAAAAAAGCCCAGTACTCGGAGTAAAGTGATGATCGCCCTACTGGGTAAAGGGAGTGAGCACTTTTACTTTACCTTCAACGAGATAGGTCCCTCCTTGAAGGTCATAAGTGAACAAGCTCAAAGGGCGGGTGAATTGGAGGACGCCCAGAGGTCGCGCTTTCAAAAGGCGGTTATCCAACTCGCCAGGGCCCTTTCGAACTACACGGGACTGAGCCAATCGATTCATCATGGACAGGTCGCCTCCTTCCGACAAGAACTCGAGGACCTCGAAAATTTTGCTCCTGCTGGGGTGGAAGCAGTGAACAAACGACAGCTCGGGCAAGAGTACGACGAGAATTCCTTCAACCAAATGATGAGCATTGGGTTTCTCTACCAAGGCTTCGAGCAGTCAAGCAAACTGCTCGTGCTTCCTTCAGAGGACGCGAATGAGGATATCGAGTGGAACAAGACCAGCACCCTACTCCGCCAAATATTGCAACAAGGCCAGGCCAACGAGATTGTGCACAGCTACGCCAAAGTCGTGGACGCCTACCGAAACGAGGATGCAGCCGTATTTAATGAGGGCGTTAAAGCGCTGCACGCAGACCTTAATGGCGTCGAACCGTCCCTCATGCCGCAAGCAGGGGTAGAGCAACTCTTTAACTTTTTAGAGCCGTTTTACATTGCTGCTGCAGGATATGTGATCGCGTTTTTAGCCGTGATCGTATCATGGGTGCGTTGGCCGAAAATATTAAATCAAGCCGCTTTTGGACTGATCTGCACCTGTGCCATTATCCACACTGCCGGGATCCTGTTCCGAATATACATCATAGGATACGCGCCAGTCATCAATCTTTACTCATCGGCTATATTCGTCGGCTGGGGAGCGGTTCTCTTGGCAATCGCACTCGAGTGGCTTTTCAAGAACAGTATTGGAAACGCGACCGCGGCAATAATCGGCTTTTCCACCCTCCTGGTCGCTCACCATTTATCTGCCAGTGGCGACACGCTTGAAATGTTGCGGGCAGTACTCGACAACAATTTCTGGCTAGCGACGCACGTGATTATCATTACACTGGGTTACTCAGCTACTTTCCTCGCTGGTTTCATCGGATTCATCTTCATTCTGATGTCCGTCTTCTCAAATCGAGTCGACAAGAAGACCGCCCGCACATTCGGAAGCATGGTTTACGGCATCGTTTGCTTTGCCACCTTGTTCAGCTTTGTGGGCACTATCCTTGGGGGCATTTGGGCAGACCAATCGTGGGGACGCTTCTGGGGCTGGGACCCGAAAGAGAATGGAGCACTTCTCATCGTAATTTGGAATGCCATCATACTCCACTGCAAATGGGCAGGGTTCGCCCGCACGCGAGGGATCATGATTCTGGCCATATTTGGCAATGTCGTTTGCAGCTGGTCCTGGTTCGGCACAAACATGTTGGGAATCGGCCTCCATGCCTATGGCTTCATGGACGAAGCCTTCACCTATCTGGTCGGATTTATGGCTGTTCAGGTTTTAGTGATGGCAATCGGATCCGTTCCCACTCGATTCTGGAAAAGCCAAATTGGCTAG
- a CDS encoding BNR-4 repeat-containing protein: protein MNIPIPALPPRIRLAQVVFGALCLLSATQAVIGEEMRAVPFAENGGLKMFYDNRQYPLAVAAGGKTHIVWRGDEGFPYCISYDMETREFSEPISLIQGYEDEIDAKHYKRDHHFAPVIWSDPEGYLHALFGCHRTTGIHLVSKRPGDSTEWRRGIDFSESISYPKIHRIYDDKTLVYTRYSGHLGFWQYHISSDGGNRWQGGGHPVVNLGADPQDGDHAAYSGSYNTTAVSADGKCLHVAFIWKVEDPLFNTRYDEFLGDHTQRYNLYYLYVDLPSGKGYNIDGEEIKLPVRKKIADEQCLVWDTDQRPAAVGPSICLDENDSPHFLLPVSEETPLDSAFYFLKRRAGKWEKTRITKTLHPFNASCLQIDGQGVFHAYMITGSGESIVEEDMDEYGWGQRVEKWISSDGGKDWIQAQDLTPKPGMRYQNIQFVSDGLTSEFDDLFLFYGWKDANSPGIGYLWDER from the coding sequence ATGAATATCCCAATACCGGCTTTACCACCTCGTATCAGGCTCGCTCAAGTGGTTTTTGGCGCACTTTGCCTTTTGTCTGCGACGCAAGCTGTTATTGGGGAAGAGATGAGAGCAGTCCCTTTTGCTGAAAATGGCGGCCTCAAGATGTTCTATGACAATCGGCAGTATCCGCTGGCAGTTGCGGCAGGCGGCAAGACGCATATCGTGTGGCGAGGCGACGAGGGTTTCCCATACTGCATTAGCTACGATATGGAGACGCGGGAGTTCTCTGAACCGATTTCTCTGATCCAAGGGTATGAAGACGAGATCGATGCAAAGCACTACAAGCGCGACCACCATTTTGCACCTGTCATCTGGTCGGATCCAGAGGGATATTTGCATGCACTTTTTGGATGCCATCGCACCACGGGGATCCACCTAGTTTCCAAAAGGCCGGGGGATTCGACCGAATGGCGACGAGGAATCGATTTCTCTGAGTCAATTTCCTATCCCAAGATTCATCGCATCTACGATGACAAGACGCTTGTCTATACGCGTTATTCAGGCCACTTGGGGTTTTGGCAGTATCATATCTCCAGCGACGGAGGAAATCGCTGGCAGGGTGGCGGTCATCCGGTGGTGAACCTCGGGGCCGATCCGCAGGATGGGGACCACGCCGCTTATTCGGGATCCTACAACACAACTGCCGTGAGCGCCGATGGAAAGTGCCTTCATGTGGCGTTTATTTGGAAAGTTGAGGACCCTCTTTTTAATACGAGGTATGATGAATTCTTAGGAGACCACACGCAGCGTTACAACCTATACTATCTCTATGTCGATCTTCCTTCCGGCAAAGGCTACAATATCGATGGTGAGGAGATCAAGCTGCCTGTAAGAAAGAAAATAGCGGATGAGCAATGTCTGGTCTGGGATACGGATCAACGTCCGGCAGCGGTGGGGCCCTCGATTTGTTTGGACGAGAATGATAGCCCTCACTTTCTTCTACCCGTATCCGAGGAGACCCCGCTAGATAGCGCGTTCTACTTCTTGAAGCGCAGAGCAGGTAAGTGGGAGAAGACAAGAATCACCAAAACGCTGCACCCATTCAATGCAAGCTGCCTCCAAATAGATGGGCAGGGTGTTTTCCATGCCTATATGATTACCGGAAGCGGGGAGTCGATTGTCGAGGAAGACATGGACGAGTACGGCTGGGGACAGCGGGTCGAGAAGTGGATTTCAAGCGACGGTGGGAAGGATTGGATACAGGCTCAAGACCTGACCCCCAAGCCAGGAATGCGGTATCAGAATATTCAGTTCGTCTCAGATGGACTGACGAGTGAGTTTGACGATCTATTCCTGTTTTACGGATGGAAAGATGCTAATAGCCCGGGGATTGGTTATCTCTGGGATGAGCGATAG
- a CDS encoding sigma-54-dependent transcriptional regulator gives MLPTVLIVDDERHTREGLQQVLEDQYDIYLAENADQAFTLMESETFDLILTDLRMPGKSGLKVIDKALELKNRPPVIMVTAYGNVPSAVEAMKRGAYDFLTKPVNLEKLEILAKRALESKTLQVEVEQLHERLDVKYSFDGIIGNSAELKNVIERVKLVAPSKASVLIEGETGTGKERIAQAIHQNSNRPQGPFVAVHCAALPANLLESELFGHERGAFTGAAERRIGRFELAHEGSLFLDEIGEISLSTQVKLLRFLEQRTFERIGSSKSITVDMRLIAATNRDLQEMVREGAFREDLFFRLNVVQITMPPLRDRSEDLPVLLNHFLLEFAEENEIEAPTFETGAMQCLRRYSWPGNIRELRNFAENAVVIHRGSVIHDYDLEAKFRGESLRIDGERVIVSPLDKEENEKRLLREALADSKGNRTKAAKLMGISRRTLHRKLQQWPELDVVDR, from the coding sequence ATGCTACCAACTGTCTTGATTGTCGATGATGAACGGCACACCCGCGAGGGGCTCCAGCAAGTTCTGGAGGATCAGTACGACATCTATTTGGCAGAGAATGCGGATCAGGCGTTCACACTCATGGAGAGTGAGACGTTCGATTTGATTCTGACGGATTTGCGAATGCCCGGAAAGTCGGGTCTCAAGGTCATTGACAAAGCGTTGGAGCTAAAAAACAGACCACCGGTTATCATGGTGACGGCGTATGGAAATGTGCCCTCAGCGGTTGAGGCGATGAAGCGTGGGGCCTATGATTTCCTCACGAAACCGGTCAATTTGGAAAAATTGGAAATACTAGCGAAACGCGCTCTTGAGTCGAAAACGCTCCAGGTGGAGGTCGAGCAACTGCACGAGCGGCTGGATGTGAAGTACAGTTTTGATGGTATTATAGGAAATTCGGCTGAGCTAAAGAATGTCATTGAGCGGGTGAAGCTAGTGGCGCCTTCGAAAGCGAGTGTCTTGATCGAGGGTGAAACGGGTACGGGTAAGGAGCGAATCGCGCAAGCGATCCACCAAAACAGCAATCGACCGCAAGGTCCCTTTGTTGCGGTCCATTGCGCGGCACTGCCTGCTAACCTACTGGAAAGCGAACTCTTTGGGCACGAGAGGGGTGCCTTTACAGGAGCGGCGGAGCGTCGGATCGGCCGGTTTGAACTGGCCCACGAAGGAAGCCTGTTTTTGGACGAGATCGGCGAAATCAGTTTGTCGACTCAGGTCAAACTGCTCCGTTTTTTAGAGCAGCGTACGTTTGAGCGCATTGGTAGTTCTAAATCCATTACAGTAGACATGCGCTTGATTGCGGCCACCAACAGGGACTTACAGGAGATGGTGCGGGAAGGTGCATTCAGAGAAGACTTGTTCTTCCGATTGAATGTGGTGCAGATCACGATGCCTCCACTAAGGGATCGCAGTGAGGATCTACCAGTACTTTTGAATCACTTTTTGCTGGAGTTCGCCGAAGAGAACGAAATTGAGGCACCGACTTTTGAGACAGGCGCGATGCAATGCTTACGGCGATACTCGTGGCCGGGAAATATTCGCGAACTTCGGAATTTCGCAGAGAACGCGGTGGTGATTCACCGGGGGAGCGTAATTCACGATTATGATTTAGAAGCAAAATTCCGGGGAGAGTCGCTTAGGATCGATGGGGAGCGGGTAATCGTTTCACCTTTGGATAAGGAAGAGAATGAAAAGCGTTTGCTGCGTGAGGCCCTGGCGGATTCCAAGGGGAATCGAACGAAGGCAGCAAAGCTTATGGGTATCAGTCGCCGCACACTTCACCGCAAGCTGCAGCAATGGCCTGAACTGGATGTGGTGGATCGGTGA
- the clpB gene encoding ATP-dependent chaperone ClpB, producing MDPNRLTEMARNALTEGQAIARRKKNNEVETLHLLSALILQDGGIVQGLLQKLEITPNAMALSLDRVIDKLPSVSGSVDSSKIFITPSLNDAFTRAETEAANLKDDFISVEHLFLALVEVAKPSALANLLRSFGLDRQKVLPALQSVRGNQRVTNQNPEATFQALEKYGMDLVQRARSGKMDPVIGRDDEIRRVIRILSRKTKNNPVLIGEPGVGKTAIVEGLAQRIVRGDVPEGLKDRTVFSLDMGSLLAGAKFRGEFEERLKAVLQEVKSSDGQIILFIDELHTIVGAGKAEGTMDAGNLLKPMLARGELHCIGATTLDEYRLHIEKDAALERRFQSVLVEQPNVEDTISILRGLKERYEVHHGVRIQDNALVSAAVLSDRYISDRFLPDKAIDLVDEACASIRIEMDSMPEELDALTRRIMQLEIEEAAMMQETDDASKTRLETLRKEVADLKEQETAQRQQWQNEKASISELQELRESIEATKAEIERAERAYDLNKAAELKHGKLPQLEATLADAEANQSESSLVKEEVSQEEIADIISRWTGIPVTRLIEGEKQKLLQLESIMHESVIGQDEPVRLVSEAVLRARAGIKDPSKPVGSFIFLGPTGMGKTELAKTLAETLFDSEDAVVRIDMSEYMERHAVARLIGAPPGYVGYEEGGQLTEAVRRKPYSVLLFDEIEKAHPDVFNVMLQILDDGRVTDSQGRMVDFKNTIIIMTSNIGSQYLLEGVIDGEIPESVENSVLSELRGHFRPEFLNRVDETIIFKPLSLEEIEQIVILLLADLNKTLADRRISVVLEKDAVEWIAEKGFDPVYGARPLKRFMQRSIQSSLARAIIEGRVDDGMTVKYLLDGDDLKLESATKGE from the coding sequence ATAGACCCAAATCGACTCACTGAAATGGCCCGTAATGCTCTGACCGAAGGGCAGGCAATCGCGCGGCGAAAAAAGAACAACGAAGTGGAGACGCTTCACTTACTTTCAGCTCTCATACTGCAAGACGGCGGAATTGTCCAAGGCCTGTTGCAAAAGCTGGAAATCACACCGAATGCGATGGCTCTCAGCTTGGATCGGGTGATTGACAAGCTGCCGAGCGTTTCTGGATCCGTTGACAGCAGCAAGATTTTCATAACGCCGTCATTGAATGACGCATTCACGAGGGCGGAGACTGAGGCCGCTAATCTCAAGGATGACTTCATTAGTGTGGAGCATCTTTTCCTGGCGCTGGTAGAAGTTGCCAAGCCTTCGGCTTTGGCCAATCTACTCCGTAGTTTTGGTTTAGATAGGCAGAAGGTCCTTCCCGCCCTTCAATCAGTGAGAGGAAACCAGCGAGTTACCAATCAGAATCCTGAAGCCACGTTTCAAGCTCTCGAGAAATATGGAATGGATCTCGTCCAGCGAGCTAGGAGCGGTAAGATGGACCCGGTTATTGGACGTGACGATGAGATTCGCCGAGTTATCCGTATCCTATCCCGTAAGACAAAAAACAACCCGGTTCTCATTGGTGAACCAGGTGTGGGAAAGACCGCAATTGTGGAAGGGCTGGCTCAGAGAATAGTGCGAGGGGACGTGCCCGAAGGACTGAAGGACCGCACGGTGTTTTCACTCGACATGGGCTCTTTGCTCGCTGGTGCAAAGTTTCGTGGGGAATTTGAGGAACGCTTGAAAGCGGTCCTTCAGGAAGTGAAAAGTTCCGATGGACAGATCATTTTGTTTATCGACGAACTCCATACGATTGTCGGGGCCGGAAAGGCGGAAGGCACCATGGATGCGGGCAACCTTCTAAAACCGATGCTCGCGAGAGGCGAGCTGCACTGTATCGGAGCTACGACATTGGACGAGTACCGTTTGCATATTGAGAAAGACGCAGCATTGGAGCGACGTTTTCAGAGCGTGCTAGTGGAGCAGCCCAATGTCGAAGATACGATATCGATTTTGCGGGGACTGAAAGAACGCTATGAAGTCCACCATGGGGTGCGGATTCAGGACAACGCGCTCGTAAGCGCTGCGGTGCTTTCGGATCGGTACATTTCCGACCGGTTTTTACCGGACAAGGCCATCGACCTTGTTGACGAGGCGTGCGCGAGTATCCGGATCGAAATGGACAGCATGCCCGAGGAGCTCGACGCCCTTACACGAAGGATCATGCAGCTGGAGATTGAAGAAGCAGCCATGATGCAGGAAACGGATGACGCGTCCAAGACACGTCTTGAAACGCTGCGTAAGGAAGTTGCGGACCTGAAAGAGCAGGAGACCGCCCAGCGTCAACAATGGCAGAACGAGAAAGCATCGATTTCGGAGCTACAAGAATTGCGGGAATCGATCGAGGCGACCAAAGCTGAGATCGAGCGGGCGGAGCGTGCTTATGACTTGAATAAGGCTGCAGAGCTGAAACACGGTAAACTTCCCCAACTAGAGGCGACGCTCGCAGATGCGGAGGCTAATCAAAGCGAAAGTTCGCTGGTCAAAGAGGAGGTTTCGCAAGAGGAAATTGCCGACATCATTTCCCGTTGGACGGGGATTCCGGTAACTCGGCTAATCGAGGGGGAAAAGCAGAAGCTGCTCCAGCTTGAGTCGATCATGCACGAGAGCGTGATTGGGCAGGACGAACCGGTTCGGCTCGTATCCGAAGCAGTCCTACGGGCTCGGGCAGGAATCAAAGATCCCAGTAAACCGGTTGGTAGTTTTATTTTTCTAGGCCCTACGGGGATGGGAAAGACTGAACTCGCGAAGACCTTGGCCGAGACCTTGTTTGACAGTGAGGATGCGGTGGTCCGTATCGACATGTCCGAGTATATGGAGCGCCACGCGGTGGCTCGATTGATCGGCGCCCCGCCTGGTTACGTGGGATATGAAGAAGGTGGGCAACTGACGGAGGCGGTACGTCGCAAACCGTATTCGGTTTTGCTTTTCGACGAGATCGAAAAAGCTCACCCAGACGTATTTAATGTGATGCTGCAGATACTTGACGACGGGCGCGTGACAGATTCGCAGGGTCGGATGGTCGACTTTAAAAATACTATCATCATTATGACCTCGAATATCGGTAGCCAGTACTTATTAGAGGGAGTAATCGATGGAGAAATCCCTGAGTCGGTTGAAAACTCAGTGCTCTCCGAACTACGCGGCCATTTCAGGCCGGAGTTCCTGAATCGGGTAGATGAAACAATTATATTCAAGCCATTGTCACTCGAGGAAATCGAGCAGATCGTGATTCTTCTCCTGGCCGACTTGAACAAGACGCTGGCCGATCGACGTATCAGCGTGGTTCTCGAAAAGGATGCGGTCGAGTGGATTGCGGAAAAGGGATTCGATCCGGTCTACGGCGCTCGACCCCTTAAGCGATTCATGCAACGGTCCATTCAGTCTTCTCTCGCTCGAGCAATTATCGAAGGCAGGGTGGACGATGGAATGACTGTTAAGTATTTGCTGGATGGGGACGACTTGAAGTTGGAGAGCGCGACGAAAGGGGAATAG
- a CDS encoding cytochrome c biogenesis protein ResB: MKPFIKFFTSFELAISCMVLGLILVFIGTLDQVNLGIHGAVEQYFYTFFVYWAIPGSEITIPYFPGGYTIGLFLLVNLITALVVRFRYSWRKSGVLMVHIGVITLIVGELISSMMQVDSAMIIDEGDSSNFSEDRQIMELAVIDHSASNKTDRVYAFPHEMMETMQDCRHEELPFKIGFNQYMANSVIQRRDENTPSKALIANQGIGLNTFAQEIPKTGKMDEVNRTSAILTIFDDSGEVLGTWLTSLGFPPQKFTFQEKEYSLEIRRKRYYYPFDIHLNDFSHDRYLGTNIPMNFSSEIELTHPVRGEKREFLIYMNHPLRYNGLTFFQSGFANEDTTTILQVVSNPGRHLPYLSCGLIFVGLTVQFLIGLISFAGRRQKKS, translated from the coding sequence ATGAAGCCTTTCATCAAATTCTTTACTTCATTTGAGCTGGCCATATCCTGCATGGTTCTGGGGTTGATCCTCGTCTTCATTGGTACACTGGACCAAGTCAACTTAGGGATTCATGGAGCGGTAGAGCAGTATTTCTACACCTTTTTTGTTTACTGGGCAATACCTGGGAGCGAAATCACTATACCGTACTTCCCTGGTGGATACACAATCGGGCTCTTTCTACTCGTCAATTTAATCACCGCCCTCGTTGTCCGATTTCGCTACTCATGGAGAAAGTCTGGCGTTTTGATGGTCCACATTGGAGTGATCACCCTGATTGTCGGCGAGCTAATTTCCAGCATGATGCAGGTCGACAGCGCCATGATTATCGACGAGGGCGACTCCTCCAATTTCTCGGAAGACCGTCAGATAATGGAACTCGCTGTAATAGACCACAGCGCGTCGAACAAAACCGACCGCGTTTACGCGTTCCCTCATGAAATGATGGAGACGATGCAAGACTGCAGGCACGAGGAACTTCCCTTCAAAATCGGGTTCAATCAGTATATGGCGAATTCGGTCATCCAGCGGAGAGACGAAAATACCCCCAGCAAAGCACTCATCGCAAACCAAGGAATCGGGCTGAACACGTTTGCCCAAGAAATTCCGAAGACGGGAAAAATGGACGAAGTGAATCGTACTTCAGCCATTTTGACTATCTTTGACGATTCGGGCGAGGTGCTCGGCACTTGGCTCACTAGTCTGGGATTCCCTCCGCAAAAATTCACCTTTCAAGAAAAGGAGTACTCTTTAGAAATCCGTCGCAAACGCTACTACTACCCGTTCGATATCCATCTCAACGATTTCAGTCATGACCGGTATTTGGGAACAAATATTCCGATGAATTTTTCGAGCGAAATCGAGCTTACACACCCGGTAAGAGGCGAAAAGAGAGAGTTTCTCATCTACATGAACCACCCGCTGCGGTACAACGGCCTTACCTTTTTCCAAAGCGGATTCGCCAATGAAGACACAACCACAATCTTGCAGGTCGTCAGCAACCCTGGACGCCACCTGCCTTACCTGTCCTGCGGGCTCATTTTTGTTGGACTCACTGTCCAGTTCCTAATCGGACTCATCTCATTTGCTGGAAGGCGCCAGAAGAAATCATGA
- a CDS encoding sugar kinase yields the protein MSSLQLRPSEKCKYDCVSLGEIMLRLDPGEGRTRTARSFTAWEGGGEYNVSRGLRRCFGFKTAVVTALADNDVGRLIEDFILQGGVATDYINWVSYDGIGRSTRNGLNFTERGFGIRGAKGVPDRGNTAASQMRPGDVNWETLFRKEGVRWLHTGGIFAALSVTAADLVIEAAKAAKAAGTIVSYDLNYRPSLWKDIGGIKKAQEVNREIAQHVDVMIGNEEDFTASLGYKIEGVDESLSNLETDSFKAMISRAVEDYPNFKVVATTLRGVKTATVNDWGAICWADGSFYEATHRPELEILDRVGGGDSFASGLIYGLITKGDAAQAVEYGAAHGALAMTTPGDTSMATVAEVEKLVAGGSARVDR from the coding sequence ATGAGCTCACTTCAGCTAAGACCTTCAGAAAAATGCAAATACGATTGTGTATCACTGGGCGAAATCATGCTTCGACTCGATCCGGGCGAAGGGCGAACAAGAACCGCACGGTCCTTCACCGCTTGGGAAGGTGGAGGCGAATACAACGTATCGCGTGGTCTCCGTCGCTGCTTCGGATTCAAGACCGCCGTTGTGACGGCTCTGGCAGACAACGATGTGGGCCGATTGATTGAAGACTTCATACTTCAAGGAGGTGTCGCAACCGACTATATTAACTGGGTTTCCTACGATGGAATCGGAAGATCTACTCGTAACGGACTCAATTTCACCGAGCGTGGCTTCGGGATACGCGGAGCGAAAGGGGTTCCCGATCGCGGCAACACGGCCGCGTCGCAAATGAGACCGGGCGACGTCAACTGGGAGACTCTTTTTCGAAAAGAAGGCGTTCGATGGCTGCACACAGGTGGAATTTTCGCCGCTCTGAGCGTCACCGCCGCAGACCTTGTCATCGAAGCCGCCAAAGCAGCCAAGGCCGCTGGTACCATCGTTTCCTACGATCTCAATTACCGACCTTCCCTCTGGAAAGACATCGGCGGCATAAAAAAAGCCCAAGAGGTAAACCGCGAAATTGCCCAGCACGTGGACGTCATGATCGGCAATGAGGAAGACTTTACCGCCAGCTTGGGCTACAAAATCGAAGGCGTTGACGAATCCCTATCCAATCTGGAGACCGACAGCTTCAAAGCCATGATCAGTCGAGCGGTGGAGGACTATCCCAATTTCAAGGTCGTCGCCACCACCCTTCGCGGCGTAAAGACGGCGACCGTTAACGATTGGGGCGCGATTTGCTGGGCGGATGGATCTTTCTACGAAGCCACCCACCGTCCCGAACTTGAGATACTCGACCGCGTAGGCGGCGGGGATTCATTCGCTTCAGGACTTATTTATGGCCTCATCACAAAGGGTGATGCCGCTCAAGCAGTTGAATACGGAGCTGCTCATGGCGCTCTCGCGATGACAACGCCTGGCGACACTTCCATGGCAACCGTGGCCGAAGTAGAAAAGCTAGTCGCGGGCGGATCCGCACGTGTTGACCGATAA
- a CDS encoding two-component system sensor histidine kinase NtrB: MKFGKKESSLDRVLGQIDSLDTINLTNLVKKLARERELLETIFNTALEGILVISDLGVIDYANMASHRMIGLKDKDVGEASLWRLIPELRGSLGLDEGARLESSVSSRELQLTYPENRYVRLYILPFEGEGKEGGDARFVVILSDITIEKQSTRESMESERVGSILLLAAGVAHELGNPLNSITIHLQLMERQLAKLEQTPAHEKLAGSLEVCRNEVSRLDGIIKNFLEAVRPQIPDFQTLNLNEVLEESLEFQSNELEDRGITAEIDTGAESPIVRADKQQIKQVFFNVTKNAMEAMQPGGVIRVKIQSDEERFYLRFGDSGSGIKHEDLSHVFQPYYTTKKGGTGLGMMIVQRIMREHGGQVGIDSKEGIGTLVTLEFPKQNQKFRMLE; the protein is encoded by the coding sequence ATGAAGTTTGGAAAGAAGGAATCGTCGCTGGACCGTGTTCTTGGGCAGATCGATTCTCTGGACACAATCAATCTGACCAATCTAGTCAAAAAGCTCGCTCGTGAGAGGGAGCTGCTTGAAACCATCTTCAATACGGCGCTCGAGGGGATACTTGTGATTAGCGACCTGGGCGTTATCGATTACGCGAATATGGCTAGTCACCGCATGATAGGACTCAAGGATAAGGATGTTGGTGAGGCCTCTTTGTGGCGCCTCATTCCGGAATTGCGTGGATCGCTCGGACTAGACGAGGGAGCTCGGTTGGAGTCGTCCGTGAGCTCGAGGGAGCTACAGCTAACGTACCCGGAGAATCGATACGTTCGACTCTATATTTTGCCCTTTGAAGGCGAAGGCAAGGAGGGGGGCGATGCGCGATTCGTCGTGATTTTGTCGGACATAACGATCGAGAAGCAATCAACTCGGGAATCGATGGAGTCAGAACGGGTAGGTTCGATTTTGCTTTTGGCGGCTGGTGTCGCGCATGAGCTGGGGAATCCGCTCAATTCGATAACCATCCATCTCCAACTGATGGAACGCCAGTTGGCAAAGCTTGAGCAGACTCCTGCCCATGAAAAGCTAGCTGGCTCGCTTGAAGTATGTCGTAATGAAGTTTCGCGACTGGATGGGATCATCAAGAATTTTCTCGAAGCGGTTCGACCGCAAATCCCAGACTTCCAGACCCTCAATCTAAACGAGGTGCTAGAGGAGTCGCTTGAGTTTCAGTCCAACGAATTAGAAGACCGTGGTATCACAGCGGAGATCGATACTGGCGCAGAAAGCCCGATAGTTCGAGCGGACAAGCAGCAAATAAAGCAGGTGTTTTTCAACGTAACCAAAAACGCGATGGAAGCGATGCAGCCGGGCGGTGTTATTCGAGTCAAAATCCAGTCCGATGAAGAGCGCTTCTACCTTCGGTTCGGAGATTCGGGTTCAGGAATTAAGCACGAAGACCTGTCCCATGTTTTCCAGCCTTACTATACCACAAAAAAAGGTGGCACGGGTCTTGGTATGATGATTGTTCAGCGTATTATGCGGGAGCATGGGGGACAAGTTGGCATAGATAGCAAGGAAGGAATCGGGACGCTAGTAACCTTAGAATTTCCGAAGCAAAATCAAAAGTTTCGCATGCTAGAATAA